Below is a genomic region from Sneathia vaginalis.
GGAATTTCAGGATACATGAATGGTATAAATCCATTTAATCAACCTGGTGTAGAAGCGTATAAGAGAAATATGTTTGCATTACTAAAAAAACCAGGATATGAAGAACAAACTAATGCAATATTTAAAAGATTAGACGAGGAGTAAATTAATGCAGTTGTACATTCTAAAGGAAAATAAGCCGTATAAGCAAATAGAGCTAAAGGGTAATAATGGAATATATGTGTATAAGGCTGAAAAAATTGAGGGAGGATCATATTCATTTTACATTAATGATGGAATGAAAACTTTAAGTGTGGTTTATTCTCACACTGCTCCATTTGTAAATATATTTGAAGCATATCTACAAGAAAATACAAGACCTAAACCAATAACAGGGTTTTGGCGTGGTATGGATGTATTGATAACAATAGATATAAATAATTTAAAGTTCAAATTAAAAAAGACTAAATTTACACGGTTTGTAACAAAGTTTGGTGAAAAGATAAACGATGTAGCAATAGCTGGTACTTTTAATAATTGGACACCAGAAACAAATTCCAGTGTTATTAAAAGTGATACAGAGGTAGAAACTGTACTAGATTTAGATAACGGATATTATGAGTATAAGTTCTTAATTAATGGAAAATTTGAAAGTGGTGATAATAGAAAATTAATAGTTGGAGAAAATGGTAATCTTTTCCCTAAAGGACAATTAGGAACAGGTGTTTTCTCATTCTTACCTATAGAAAATATTTCCAATATTAAAGCTATTTCTTATGATATTAACAAGATATCAAATATTGAATATGAATTTACTCTAAGAACACAGTTAATGGATGTACAAAGAGCATATATATGCTTAAAAGATAAAGAAACTAAGTTAGAACTAGTAAAAGAGTTAGAAAGATTTAGTGATTACACAAATCATTTTGACTTCTTTAAAAGACTAATAACTTTTAGTGATGATCTATTTAAGTATGATCTAGTTTTTATACTAGAAGATGGGCCTAAAAAAGCCTACTTTGATGGTAAAACATTAGAGTATAAAAGAAAAGAAGAAAATATATTATTCACTAAAAATACTGTAACTAATTTTTTCTATATCCCATCATGGACGAAAGAAGCTATATGGTATAACATATTCCCAGAAAGATTCTATAATGGTGATACCTATAACGACCCAATATTTAATGAGTTGGGTCCAGAAAGTTTTTCTATAAACAATCTGCATGAGTATAAGTTTGAAAAGGAATATAAGTGGAGAAAAAATAACATACAATTATCTAAGTTTGATAGAAATAGATGGACTTCAGACTTTAGTGATAAAACAAGATGGGAAAAAATAGGAGAGCAAGACTTATCATATGATTTAAAATATGCTCGTATGTATGGTGGAGATTTACAAGGAATAAAAGAAAAGATACCGTATTTAAAAGATTTAGGTATAAATGCTATTTGGTTAAATCCAGTATTTTATTCATATCAAAATCATAAATATGGAGCAAATGATTTTAGACATATATCACCTGATTTTGGAACAATTAGAACTACTGGATCAAAACATGGTGTGTTTGTTAGTGATAATCAAAAAACATATGTTGAAATCTTAGGAATAAACGCAAAACACAATTCAGAATTAAAATTACTTGAAGTAAATTTAGTTGGTGAGAATAAAGGTATGAATGGATATCTTGAAACAGATGATCCATCAAGTTGGGTCTGGACAGAGTCAGACTTAATAATGGTAGATTTAATAAAAGAATTACATAAAAATGGAATCAGAGTAATATTTGATGGTGTATTTAATCATAGTAGTGAAAGGCACTGGAGTTTTAATTTAGCTATGGCACAAGGACCTGATTCAAAGTATGCTAAGTGGTATAAGAATATTGACTTTACAAACTATAAACCCATAACAGATGATATGAGTGAAGAAGAAGCATACAAGACATTGATGTATAATAAGGATAATTTATCATACACTTGTTGGGCAGGATTTAAAACTTTACCAGAATTTGATTCATTTAATGTTGAATACAAAGAATACATATTCAATATTGTAATGAAGTGGATGCTAGGACCTGATGGAAAGGCTGATGATGACTTTACAGTTGATGATGGTATAGATGGATTTAGATTAGATGTACCAGGTTGCCTTGAAAATCAAGACTTTTGGAAGGAATTTAGACAAGTAGTTAAGGGTTGTAAAAAAGATTCATACATTACTGGAGAAGTTTGGAATAATGCAGGAGATGATGTGTCTAGTGGTGAAAAATTTGATGCTGTAATGAACTATGAATGGTTAAAAGCAGTTATTGGATTTTTCATAAATCAATCAGATGTAGGTGGTCCAAGTTATAGACTAAAACCTACAGACTTTTTCAATGAATTAAGAGAAAAAAGAACATGGTATCCATATCAAGCATTACAAGCTATGCAAAATTTAAATGGTTCTCATGATACTGATAGACTTTATTCAAGAATTGTAAATGATAGAATAGGACGTGACCTTGAAGAAGGAAAACAACTAGAAAAAGGATATAATGGTATAAGACCAGACTTGGCATCTAATTATCATCCTAATACGACTATAGATTGGTTGCATTCTAAAATTAAACCAAAACAAATACTAAAATTAATCTCAGTATTCCAAATGACTTATGTTGGAGCTCCAATGATATATTATGGAGATGAAGTTGGAATGTGGGGAGCTACAGACCCTTATTGTAGAAAGCCTATGTTATGGGATGAATATATGTATGATGATGAAAAGAATCCTTCATATATTAATAAGGGTGAAGTATATGAACAAAAACCAGACTTAGAGTTATTTGGTTGGTATAAGAAGATTATTGCAATAAGAAATAATAATAAGGTTTTAGTTTATGGTAAGTTTAAGGAACTTTTAGTTCTAGATGAACAAAATATAATAGGCTATGAAAGATATGATAAAAAAGTTTCTATTATAACAGTAATAAATAATTCATTTGAAAAGCAAAAAGTAGAATTTAAAACTTATCACAAAAATCAAGAATTTTTAGACTTACTAACAAATAATAAGATAAAGACAAAACTAGAAGGTGAAATGGAATTAGAACTTCTTCCAAAAACAGCTGTAATACTTAAATTAAATAAGGAGTTAAATATATGATAAATAAACAAGAAATAAGAAATGATCTATATCACGCAGTAAACGGACAATGGTTAAAAACAGCCAAAATACCTAATGATAGACCAACTACAGGTGGATTTATGGATTTAGTTTTAGATATAGAAGACAAATTAATAAAAGATTTTGATAATCTTCAACCTAAAACAAAGGGTATGGAACAATTTATAAAATACTATAACATGACAAAAGATTTTGAAACACGTAATAAAAATGGTATAAGTGATGTAAAAAAATATATAGAAAAACTAGAAAGCATAAAGAACTTAAAAGATTTAGAAAATATAAACAAAGAATGGATTTTTAAAGGTTTACCTCTACCATATTCATTTTACGTTACAGCCGATATGGCAGATGCTACAAGAAATGTACTTTGGCTTGATATACCAAGTATAATATTACCTGAAAAGGGATATTATGAAGAAGGTAATGAAGAAGCAAAAAGATTATTAGACATATATGGTAAAATGCTATATAAGTTACTAGATATATTTGGTTATTCTAAAGAAGAACAAGATAAATTAGTAGATGATACATTTAAATTCGATAGAATGATGGCACAATATATTAAAACTTCTGTAGAATTAGCTGATTATCCAAAGAGTAATAATCCAAGAACACAAGAAGAAGTAAATAAGTATTCTGAATTTTTAAATTTTGAAAAGATTGTTAATGATATTATAGGTCAAACACCAGATAAAATAGTAGTTTGTGAACCTAAATTCTATGAAAACTATAATCTTTTCTTAAATGAACAAAATATTGAACTAATAAGAAGCTGGTTAATAACAAGATTAATAGTTTCACTTAAGTCTTATCTGACAGAAGATATACGTCAAATAGGAGGTATGTATAAGAGGGCCTTATCAGGAACTAAGGAAGAAATGAGTGTTGCTAAATATGCATATTATCTATCAACAGATATGTTCTCAGAAATAGTAAGTGTATACTATGGTGAAAAATACTTTGGTAAAAAAGCCAAAGAAGATGTATACAATATGGTTAAAAGTATGATATCTGTATATGAAAAAAGACTTAAAGAAAATACATGGTTAGAAGACGAAACAAAAAAATATGCAGTTAAGAAGTTAGAAACATTAAATATATTAGTAGGATACCCAGATAAATATGATGAAGTTTATGATAAATTAGTTGTAGATGAAAAAGAAAGTTTCTTTAGTAATACAATGAGATTTTCAAAAATTATGGCAGAGCATGAATATGCTAAGTGGAATACAACTGTTAAAAAACTAGAATGGGGTATGAGTTCTAATACTGTAAATGCATACTATAACCCATCTGTAAATCATATATGTTTCCCAGCAGCAATACTTCAAGCCCCATTTTATAGCCTAACTCAAACAAAGAGTGAAAATTATGGTGGTATAGGTGCTGTTATAGGTCATGAAATATCACATGCTTTTGATAATAACGGAAGTCAATTTGATGAAAATGGTAATTTAAAGAATTGGTGGACAAAAAAAGACTATGAAACTTTTGATAAAAAAGCAAAAGCAATGATAGACTTATTTGATGGAATAGAGTTTTCTGGTGGTAAGATAAATGGTAAGTTAACTGTATCTGAAAATATAGCAGATGCAGGAGGGTTAAGCTGTGCATTAGAAGCTTTAAAAAATGGTGGAGAGTATAACTTGGAAGAATTTTTCATAAATTGGGCTAAAATATGGAGAATAAAGGCTAAAAAAGAATACTTAGACTATGTTATAAAAGTAGATGTACATGCACCAGGAGAATTAAGAGCTAATATACAACCTAGAAATTTAGATGACTTTTATAAGACATTTAATGTAGAAGAAAATGATAAAATGTATTTAGATAAGAAAAAAAGAGTTAATATTTGGTAAGGAGATGTATGGATTTATTAGAAGCTATTAAAAATAGGAAGTCTATAAGAAAGTTTACTGATGAGAGTATAAAAAAAGAAGATTTAGAAGAAATAATAGAAGTAGCAAGAAGAGCTCCAAGTTCAGTTAATGGACAACAAATAAGCTTGGTATATACTACTGATAAAAATATAATAGAAAAAATTGCACATTTAAGTGGAGGTCAAGCACAAATAAGAGACTGTTCGTGCTTTATAACCCTAATAGGGGATTACTATAGAGACAAAGTTTATCTAGAATCTGTTGGCAAAGAATTAACAGAGGATATACAAAGATTACGTGAAGTTGCTATGGTAGATGCAGGTATTATGGCTTTAACAATTAACTATGTTGCGATGGCAAAGGGTTATGGTTGCACTATTATAGGTGGAGTTAAAGATAATCCTGAACAAATTGCAGAGTTGTTAAATTTACCTAAAAATACTATAGTAGCATTAGGTATAACAATAGGTGTACCAACAAAAGAAAGTTTAGAAGGTACATTAAAACCAAGAATAAAAAAAGAAGCTTTTGCTATGGAAGATAAGTATAATAAAGAAGTACAAGTAAATGCTGTTAAAGATTATGAAAAAGTTTTAGATAAATGGTTTAAGGATATAAATGTTGAACAACCACTTTTTGGTGATGTAATTAGTAGATTTTATTCTAAATAGAAAGGTTTAAAATGCAAGAAAGATACGAATTGAACAAAAATTTAGCACAAATGCTAAAGGGTGGAGTAATAATGGATGTATCTACTCCAGAACAAGCAAAAATTGCAGAAAGGGCTGGAGCTTGTGCTGTAATGGCATTAGAAAGAATACCAGCAGATATACGTGCAGTTGGTGGAGTAGCTCGTATGAGTGATCCATATATGATAAAAGGGATTCAAGAAGCCGTTTCAATACCTGTAATGGCTAAGGCTAGAATTGGACATTTTGTAGAAGCACAAATATTAGAAGCAATAGAAATAGACTATATTGATGAAAGTGAAGTTCTATCACCAGCAGATGATAGATTGCATATAAACAAGAGAAAGTTTAATGTTCCTTTTGTTTGTGGTGCAAAAGATTTAGGTGAAGCATTAAGAAGAATAAATGAAGGTGCTTCAATGATAAGAACTAAAGGAGAACCTGGTACAGGAGATGTTATACAAGCTGTAAGACATATGAGAAAGATGAATGAAGATATAAGAAGAATACAAGGTATGACAGAAGATGAACTATACTTTGCAGCAAAAGAATTAGAAGTGCCATATGACTTAGTAGAATACGTACATAAAAATGGTAAGTTACCAGTAGTAAACTTTGCTGCAGGTGGAATAGCAACACCAGCAGATGCTGCACTTATGATGCAATTAGGAGCAGAAGGTGTCTTTGTTGGATCAGGAATATTTAAATCAGGAGATCCAGAAAAAAGAGCTAAGGCTATAGTTGAAGCTGTTACAAATTATGATAAACCAGAGATATTAGCTAAAATATCTGAAAATTTAGGACAAGCAATGGTAGGTATAAACGAAGAAGAAATAAAGGTATTAATGGCTGAAAGAGGTAAATAGAATGGTAATAGCAGTATTAAGCCTTCAAGGTGCATTTATAGAACATGAAAA
It encodes:
- a CDS encoding nitroreductase family protein, yielding MDLLEAIKNRKSIRKFTDESIKKEDLEEIIEVARRAPSSVNGQQISLVYTTDKNIIEKIAHLSGGQAQIRDCSCFITLIGDYYRDKVYLESVGKELTEDIQRLREVAMVDAGIMALTINYVAMAKGYGCTIIGGVKDNPEQIAELLNLPKNTIVALGITIGVPTKESLEGTLKPRIKKEAFAMEDKYNKEVQVNAVKDYEKVLDKWFKDINVEQPLFGDVISRFYSK
- the pdxS gene encoding pyridoxal 5'-phosphate synthase lyase subunit PdxS, with the translated sequence MQERYELNKNLAQMLKGGVIMDVSTPEQAKIAERAGACAVMALERIPADIRAVGGVARMSDPYMIKGIQEAVSIPVMAKARIGHFVEAQILEAIEIDYIDESEVLSPADDRLHINKRKFNVPFVCGAKDLGEALRRINEGASMIRTKGEPGTGDVIQAVRHMRKMNEDIRRIQGMTEDELYFAAKELEVPYDLVEYVHKNGKLPVVNFAAGGIATPADAALMMQLGAEGVFVGSGIFKSGDPEKRAKAIVEAVTNYDKPEILAKISENLGQAMVGINEEEIKVLMAERGK
- a CDS encoding alpha-amylase family glycosyl hydrolase, which gives rise to MQLYILKENKPYKQIELKGNNGIYVYKAEKIEGGSYSFYINDGMKTLSVVYSHTAPFVNIFEAYLQENTRPKPITGFWRGMDVLITIDINNLKFKLKKTKFTRFVTKFGEKINDVAIAGTFNNWTPETNSSVIKSDTEVETVLDLDNGYYEYKFLINGKFESGDNRKLIVGENGNLFPKGQLGTGVFSFLPIENISNIKAISYDINKISNIEYEFTLRTQLMDVQRAYICLKDKETKLELVKELERFSDYTNHFDFFKRLITFSDDLFKYDLVFILEDGPKKAYFDGKTLEYKRKEENILFTKNTVTNFFYIPSWTKEAIWYNIFPERFYNGDTYNDPIFNELGPESFSINNLHEYKFEKEYKWRKNNIQLSKFDRNRWTSDFSDKTRWEKIGEQDLSYDLKYARMYGGDLQGIKEKIPYLKDLGINAIWLNPVFYSYQNHKYGANDFRHISPDFGTIRTTGSKHGVFVSDNQKTYVEILGINAKHNSELKLLEVNLVGENKGMNGYLETDDPSSWVWTESDLIMVDLIKELHKNGIRVIFDGVFNHSSERHWSFNLAMAQGPDSKYAKWYKNIDFTNYKPITDDMSEEEAYKTLMYNKDNLSYTCWAGFKTLPEFDSFNVEYKEYIFNIVMKWMLGPDGKADDDFTVDDGIDGFRLDVPGCLENQDFWKEFRQVVKGCKKDSYITGEVWNNAGDDVSSGEKFDAVMNYEWLKAVIGFFINQSDVGGPSYRLKPTDFFNELREKRTWYPYQALQAMQNLNGSHDTDRLYSRIVNDRIGRDLEEGKQLEKGYNGIRPDLASNYHPNTTIDWLHSKIKPKQILKLISVFQMTYVGAPMIYYGDEVGMWGATDPYCRKPMLWDEYMYDDEKNPSYINKGEVYEQKPDLELFGWYKKIIAIRNNNKVLVYGKFKELLVLDEQNIIGYERYDKKVSIITVINNSFEKQKVEFKTYHKNQEFLDLLTNNKIKTKLEGEMELELLPKTAVILKLNKELNI
- a CDS encoding M13 family metallopeptidase, whose protein sequence is MINKQEIRNDLYHAVNGQWLKTAKIPNDRPTTGGFMDLVLDIEDKLIKDFDNLQPKTKGMEQFIKYYNMTKDFETRNKNGISDVKKYIEKLESIKNLKDLENINKEWIFKGLPLPYSFYVTADMADATRNVLWLDIPSIILPEKGYYEEGNEEAKRLLDIYGKMLYKLLDIFGYSKEEQDKLVDDTFKFDRMMAQYIKTSVELADYPKSNNPRTQEEVNKYSEFLNFEKIVNDIIGQTPDKIVVCEPKFYENYNLFLNEQNIELIRSWLITRLIVSLKSYLTEDIRQIGGMYKRALSGTKEEMSVAKYAYYLSTDMFSEIVSVYYGEKYFGKKAKEDVYNMVKSMISVYEKRLKENTWLEDETKKYAVKKLETLNILVGYPDKYDEVYDKLVVDEKESFFSNTMRFSKIMAEHEYAKWNTTVKKLEWGMSSNTVNAYYNPSVNHICFPAAILQAPFYSLTQTKSENYGGIGAVIGHEISHAFDNNGSQFDENGNLKNWWTKKDYETFDKKAKAMIDLFDGIEFSGGKINGKLTVSENIADAGGLSCALEALKNGGEYNLEEFFINWAKIWRIKAKKEYLDYVIKVDVHAPGELRANIQPRNLDDFYKTFNVEENDKMYLDKKKRVNIW